Genomic window (Sphaeramia orbicularis chromosome 7, fSphaOr1.1, whole genome shotgun sequence):
AAAATCTTAAAGCGGTACTGTACTGAATAAAACTAACCTCTCTGCATAGCTGTAGCAAAGATATTTGAAGATTTTGGTGCTTgagcattaaaaaataaacaacttttattTTTGCTGTGTGCAGGATCTCCCAGACTCCATACAAATTGGAGGGAGGATCCTACCTCAAACAGTTTGGGACTACGTTGCAAAACTAAAGACCTCACTCACAAAGGTAGGGAATATAAGCTTTTTTCTTTCTGTGCTTTATACTTCACTGAGATTATATTAAAAACATACAATAGTACCCATTCATATATCTTTTCTTTCATTAGGAATTATGCGTGATCCGGTTTCACCCTGCAACTGAAGAAGAAGAGGTGGCCTATGTCTCCCTGTTCTCCTATTTTAGCAGCAGAGGACGTTTTGGTGTGGTTGCCAATAACAGCCGATCCATCAAGGATGTATACCTCGTTCCACTCAGTGCAAACGAATCAGTCCCATCTATACTGCAGCCACTGGAAGGACCAGGTGGGAAAATGCTTCAACTTAAAACTCATAATTATCAACAGTATCACCAGTATTTGCACAACTTAAGGAGATTAGGGAGCAGCTGACCCTAACTCAAGTGTCAGTAATACCTGGTTATATCCAGTTTTCACTATCTCCTTAAATAACTGTATATAACTTTGCAAATTTGGctgtttttacttttcattttaatttcacGGTCAAATGTTTTCAGTAGATTTGTCATTATTGACAGCTGACTAAATTTTCTAAGAACAGTTGTAATTGAAAGTAACAAAGCTATTGTTGTTCACTGTTGTGATCATTGCTGAAAAATCTAAATATACTTGAGTTAACACTGTTCCTGTGCAATAGAAAACTGTGAAAGAAAACTTAAAATTCCATATATTAATTTTAAGGTATAGTTATGGATTTTACTCCAATTGTGTATTTTACTTTCACTGTGACCTTAGTGTGTATAATGTCTCTATTTTAATCAAGGACATTGCtgatttgttcatatttattaatAAATCAGTGTTCTGAGTCCTTAGTTCAGTGTCAGTGTCCttttatgcaaaaaagaaaaaacttatttttgtatttattttgtttcattcataGGCCTTGAAAAGAACCGGCCCAACCTTCTTCTAGGGTTGGCAATAGTCCAGAGGACAAAACGTCCAGGGAGTTTTCCtcaggaaattgaagaaaaaagacCCAAAGTGCATATGGCCAAAGACCCTATGTGGATCCCAAAACCACCAGTTCTTTATGGTTCTGACAACTTGGAGATATTCCAACCCTACAACCCAGAGACACCTATCAGCACCACCCCTCCTGATTCACCCCCTTGCCCTGGATCACCTTCAGATTCTTCTAGCTCAGTTACCACACCAGCTCTTTTCACTTCTCTTAAAGCAACTCCTCCTGTCTCTACTGCCCCTGATGCTGCCACTCAGTCAAACTCCAAAAACATCACTGACAAGAATCCAGCATCAGCATCCAGTAGTAAGACACCCTTACAGACAATCTTAAAAAGTTTGTTTCGTAATAATTCAAATGACTCTGACGGAAGTTCCACAACAGCAACCACAGTGAGTATTAAGAAACTCCCTGTGTTGTCTCAGATGTCTGGATCAATGCTAGATCCAATTGTCCAACaatatggacagaaaaacaaagtcaaagaaatagaaaaagaaaaagaagaaaatgacttcGATCGACCGTATGACCCAGAGGATGAGTATGATCCAGCGATGGGATATAATGTGACGACTCCACAGACCACAGAAAAAAATAAGGAAGATATCCCAGAATTATCAGCCAGTGCTGATGATGATGTGGCCTATGATCCAGAGGATGAGACGATTTTTGATTGTATAAAGAATGACATAGTAACAAAGTCCCTTGCTCCAACTCAAACATCAGAGCCATGTCCAACACCTGCTTCTACTGTGGTGACACCAGCACCAGCTTCCACTCAAGCTTCTACTTCAGCCTCTGCTCCAGCCCGTACTCCTACTCCAACTGGAGACTTGCACAATATCCCTTCAGGGACTGTGGTTGTGTCAGCTGAAACACTAAGTGAACAGAAACGAATGCTTGAGGAGCTTAATAAGCAAATTGAAGAGCAAAAACGACAATTAAAGGAGCAAGAAGAAGCCCTACGTCAACAAAGAGAGGCTGTGGGAATCTTCATGGCCcacttttctgtttctgattcccTCATGTCTCCCCCATCAACATCTGTGCCTCTGAGTAAACTTTCATCTCTGCAGATTGGCAAAGTGAAAACAGACAAGGCCAGTAACCCTTCAGAGACCCAGGACAGTTCAAGTGCGGATTCACCAGCTGTTAATCCAGAAAATAAGACTTCCTTATCTGTTGTAACAAATGACCCAGACACTGTCACAGAACAAGGTGAGACAGAGGAAAATGTCAGGGAAAGTGACAAGTATTCCTCTGCTGGAGAGATTGAAGATTCAGATGTAGCTTATGATCCAGAGGATGAATCCCTTTTTAATGAAATCCAAGAGGATGTATTTCAGGGGAGCAGTGCAAAGTCTCGAGATAAAAGTGGGCACAGGGGAAGTTCTCAGAGTTCATACCACAGCAGAAAGCACAGGCAGTCACCCAAGAGACGGAGTCATCGTGAAAGGGGTCATCATAGGAGTCCATCAAGAAGGTCCCAGCGGCGGTCTCCTTCGCGTTCCCATAGGCGAAGGGAAAAGGACAGACACAGAAGAAGTGAAAGGGAGAGGTCAAGCCACAGATCTAGAGACCAGTTTGAACGCCGTAATCGTAAGGAACATACTTCACATCGGCATTCTCGTGGACACAGAAGATCCCCATCATCTTCCAGGATTAAGCATTCTTTATCTCTTTCACCAAAACAGAGCAGGACACCTTCCCCTAAAATTTTTGAAGATAACCTGAAGCATGCAGTGAATACTTTTAATACGCCATTAGACTCTGCTGTGGATCAAAGTGTAGAAAGCAGCACATCATTATATGGCCTGGCTTCCCTCAAAAATGAATTTGATGTTCATCAGTTAAAGCAGGAACAAAAGAGCTCTGATGAAAACTATTCTTCCTATTCACAtgatgttcttctccctgaaaAGGTAGAGATAAAAGAATCTTCAGAAAATCAAAACCAGTCAGAAAGTGACCATAATGTTACAGGTAGTGGTTGCAAGCAGGTAGATAAACCTTCTCAACAGGAAATTATGTTTATCGACAAACTTGACAGTGCAATTCCTCTAAGAGAACTTGATCCACCCATTCGAGATTCTCCTCATAGTCCTGATCCAGAGCCTCAGTTTGTGAAACCTAGCAGCATAGAAAAACTAGACTTAATTAAAATAGAAAGAAATGAAGTTAGTGTGACATATAGCAGTAGCCTGATGGAAGTTGGTAAAGTTGAAAATGATCCTCTCTATGTTGAAGCTCAGGCAACAGTGGTCTCTCTGCAGTTGTCTGCTACTAGAGGCAATTTTAGAACCTTAGACCTACAAGGCCCAAGTGCCAGAGAAGAAGATCTGATAAATCCAAACAAATCAATCAGTCATTCATATTTAGCTACAGGTTCAGATTTTCAGGTttcagggaatactgtgagaGGTCCAGGTATGCAAAGCTTACCACCAAAAGAATCACTGTTTGAAAAGACAAAGGAGCTTAAATCTCAAGCAGAAAATCAAGATGTAAAGCCAAACATTGTCACTGTAGTAAAAGATTCCTCTTTTGAGGATCCACAGTTAGCAAGTAGGACTGCAAATCTAGACCATACAGGTATGATGCATAAACATCAAAATCCAGGTGTGAGGAACGTAGAtccagaaaaaaatgcacaaatatcaAATATTTTTGGAAAAGGTCCATGTGGTGGAGGCATGGGAGATGCAGGTCCAGATATAAGGAGTCCTGGGCCACCTTTTCAAGGGTTAGGAATAGATCAGAGGCAATCTCCACTGACAGATAAAAGATGGTATTCACAAAGAGGGCAAGATGTATCCATGAAACAGCCAGGGCCAAACACAGACTGTGAAAATAGAGAGTTAAAGACATTTGAAGGACAAGTGGTGAGTGATTCTAGCAAAGACTTCAGAGAAACTCAAATGATGAAACACGAATCAAAAACTATGCATGAATTAGGAGTTCCAGATTTGAGGGAAAGAAGTCATGTTATGTCTGGTCAGAATACTAGTAGTATGAGTGGGTCAATTACAAAAATTGATAGAACTGAGCCACATGTAAGTACTTCAGACATGCATGGTCCAGATAGAGGAAATTTGGGTAATTTAGGTATGAAAAAATTTGAAATGCAGGGACAATGGATTGATAGGAGACATGGTCCTAATATGGGTTGTAATGTCGGTCAGAGTGGTCAAACTACAGATCAGGATTCATATATGACGGATTTGAATATGAGTGGCACAGGGTTAAATGCAAGAGATGATACAAGAGGGCCAGGCAGAGGAGGGACGTTCACCCAAGGAGAATGGAGAGGACATGGCAAGAGAGGACGAGGAGGTCCAATTTATTTGGGCTCAGGATCTGAAAGGAGAGCTCCAGCTCTGGACAATCCAGAGACTGAAAATGGAGATTTTAGTGGAGGAGGCCCTGACAGGAGAGGGCCACCTATGCAGGGTCCTTTCAACGCTAGGAGGAGACCTGGTGATCCAGATTTTAGTAGAGGGGAGCTCGAAAGGAGAGGATTGCCGATGGAGGGCCCTGGGCCCCACAGTGGTGGACCTGGACAGCCAGATTTCAGTGGATCAGGGCCTGAAATGACAGGACCAGCTATGGATGGTCCGGTACCTGACAGGAGAAGGGCAGATATGGCAGACTTCAGTGGGTCAGGGCCAAAGAGGGCAGGTCCTGATATGGAAGTTCAAGTGCTTGAGAGGAGAGGGCCAGGAGGTCTAGATTTTAGGAAACCTGGGTCTGAAATGGGTAGTCCATGTGTACAGGATCCTGGGCCTGATGGAAGACATCAAGGCCCAAATTTCACAGGACATCAGTCTGAAGGCAGAGATCAACCTAATGATATTCCAGGTACTGACATGAGAGGACCAGGATTTTCAGGTTTTAGAGGACAAGGACATGAAAGGAGAGGTCCATTTATAGATCACCAAGGGCCTGATAGGAGGGGAGAATATATGGGTGCATCTGGACCGGGACCTGAAAGAACTGGTCCAGGTGTAGAAAGCCAAGGGCCTCATGGATTAGGACAGGGAGGTATACACACAAGGGGTTCTGAGTCAGAAAATAGACATCAAAATATTGAAAGTCCAGGTCCTGACACTAAAGGCCCAGAATTCAGAGGTCACAGGCCTGACAGCAGAGCCCCAGAATTTAGGGGTCCTGGACCCAACAGAAGAGACTTTGAATTCAGGGGTCCTGGGCCTGTAGGAAGAGGCCATGAATTCAGGGGTCCTGGGCCTGACAGAAGAGATCCAGAATTCAGGGGTCCCGGACCTCACAGAAGAGATCCAGAATTCAGGGGACCCGGACCTGACAGAACAGATCCAGAATTCAGGGGTCCAGGACCTGACAGAAGAGATCCGGAATTCAGGGGTACTGGGCTTGATAGAAGAGGTCCAGAGTTCAGGGGTTCTGGGCCTGACAGAAGAGACCCAGCATGGAGGGGTCCTGGGCCTGACAGTAAAGGTCCAGAATTCAGGGGTCCTGGGCCTGACAGTAAAGGTCCAGAATTCAGAGGTCCTGGGCCTGACAGTAAAGGTCCAGAATTCAGAGGTCCTGGGCCTGACAATAGAGGTCCAGAATTCAGGGGTCCTGGGCCTAACAGGAGAGGTCCAGAATTCAGGGGTTCTGGGCCTGACAGTAAAGGTCCAGAATTCAGAGGTCCTGGGCCTGACAGTAAAGGCCCAGAATTCAGGGGCCCTGGGCCTGACAGGAGAGGTCCAGAATTCAGGGGTCCTGGGCCTGACAGGAGAGGTCCAGAATTCAGGGGTCCTGGGCCTGACAGTAAAGGTCAAGAATTCAGAGGTCCAGGGCCTGACAGTAGAGGTCCAGAATTCAGGGGTCCAGGGCCTGACAGGAGAGGTCCAGAATTCAGGGGTCCTGGGCCTGTTCGTAGAGGTCCAGAATTCAGGGGTCCTGGGCCTGACAGGAGGGACCCAGAATTCAAGGGTCTAGGGCCTGACAGGAAAGACCCAGAATTCAGAGGTCCTGGGCCTTTCCGGGGAGACCCAGAGTTTAGGGGTCCGGGGCCTGACAGAAGAGGCCCAGATATCAGGGGACCAGGGCCTGAAAGACCAGATGTCAGTATGCATGGTCCAGGGCCTGAATGGAGAGATCAGGAAAGATCACCATTCATCACTTCAGGATCTGATAGAACAGGACCAAGTATGCAGGTTTCAGGGCCTAGGAGGGGTCCTGGAGGTCCAGACCTGTGTAGTCCAGAGATGCAATTTCCTGGTCAACATGCAGAAGGCCCAGGTCCTGAAAGGAGGACACTGGAAGATAATTCCAGGGCACTTGGACCAGGAAGACCTCCAGATATTGGGGGCCCAGGATATGGTAGGAGAGGTTCAAGAGGTCCACGTATTGACCACATGAGACCTGATTGGAGAACTTCAGAAGGTCAAGAATTTAGGGCAGTTAGACAGGAAGGTCAAAATCCTGAGGGCCTGCATCATGATGACTGGGAAGCACCTGATTTTGGAGGGTCAGGAATTGGCAATGATAACCCCAATATAGAGTGCCCGGGGCCTAATAGAGCAGGTCCCAGGTTTAGGGGTCATGGACCTCAGAATGACTGGAGAGGCCGTGGAAATAGGAGGCCAGGGCCCATACACGACAGACAATTTCAAGGGCCCAGAGGAGGCCAAGGAGACGACTGGAGTGGTACTGATTTCATGGATGCAGAACCTGTAGAGGAGGGTCCAGATTCAGTGAGCCAAGGGCCTGATGGGTGGGGTCCTGAGGATGAATGGGGAGAGCCTGATGATAGAGGTAGAGAGGGGCCAGGGAGAATGGGACCAGGACCGAGTTTTAGACGCGGCAGAGGTCAGTTCTTTAGAGGACGAGGCCGTCATCCACGAGGTCGAGGCATGAGAGGATCCCCGGGCCATATGAGGGGGGGTCCCAATATGGGTAATCACTGGAGACAGCCAGGGAACACGGAAGAACCTACTTCTTATAGAGAAAGTCCAGACTCAAATTTATGTCCAAACAGAAAAGGTTTTGAGATGGAAGGTCCTGAGAGAATAGGCCTTAGAGGACCAGACTCAATGGGCCCAAGATTAGGACCAAGGGGACCTGAGCCACACATGAATGATATGCCAGTGTCAGACTTAAGTTATGAAAGCAGGGGGTCGGACATGAGGGGCAGAGAACACATGCATATAGATCACACAGTCGGTAATAAAAGGGGAGGCCCACAGATAAGACATGGTTCACCACATTTCAACAGCCAAAGGACAGACTCACATAGAGGTCCAGAGAGTCATCCACAATCTGCACCTTTTAATATTCCAGTAGGTTCAGCTCCCAACACTGGAGGAAACCCTCAAAGACACAGAACTGCTTTACTTCCCACTCCCACAGAGGGTCTCATACGTTTCCCAAATCGTGTTTTGAACAGGGGTAGAGGACGACCAGTAAATCGAGAAGTAGATCAAAATCAAGTCATCCCATCTTTTGGTGCAACCACAAAGACTGTAGCAGAAAAAGACAATTTAAACCAATCAGAGAGCTCGCACAGTTAGCAAATCAAAACCTAAAAATACAAACACAGGAAGAGACTGTAGAATGATATactttgaatgttttttgtttttcattttttgagaCAGTTGTTTCTAAAAATGACCTGCTGGTAAAGCCATGCAGAAATGACACTGTAGTAATGTGGTAATGCCTGTAGAGGTATCTGAGTTTATCGTACTGAAATGTGTCCTCGTTCTGTCAAAGCTCatagttacttttatttttgttacttGACTGAGTATCTCGTAGTCTTTATTGATCATTTGTAAATTGAGACTGATGTGGAttcaagtagaaaaaaaacagagttttGTACAGAAAATActgtccttttcttcttcttcttttttttttttttaaacattggcATTGTGTCAGTACATTTGCCTAGATGTGGCTTATATTACATCTGTCTATAAAATGGCTTGTTTAATTCTTGTTTTAGAATAAAATAAGGCAATAAAACCTAACTTTTCTTAAGTTTGGGTTTAGTCTGAATTTTGTCATACTGTTCTATCAGTGTGTAGATCTCAACGTTCCCTTTAAAGTCTATTCATAGTCttattttaacaaaacaaaatgtgtgtaTTTATCAACTGGTTGTGCAAGTCGTAGTATTTCCATGTAGGGCCAGGAAGAAAAGTGTGTTTACTGACAAAGTAACTACTGGATTAATGTTATTTTCTTAGATATACATGAATGTAATTAAACTGTAAGAATTTTTTTATCGACTAGTGTTTTTTGTATCATACTAGTTTGGGGCAAGGTCAGAATGACCATTTGTCTGTACTTAAGAACAACTTACGTATAAGTATTCCAATATTTTGCAGTTTCATAGTATTGCTCCACCAATTTTGAGGTTTTTAAATACTTGCGTCCAAAATACTATATTTAGCAGCTACCTATAGATACTATTTACTTTACAAATTGAGCATTTATACATAAATTCATCCACTGCTGTATATGAAAAGTACAAGGAATGTCAAGGATGGGCcagtggaagcagaggtggactATTGACAAATAAAAAGCCCTGGTCTGGACTTAACCCTCCAGACCAGGAGTTGTCCCTCCAGGTGTTTTGGTATCTCCAGACCTGGATGTCACTTTCACTCTATTGGGAGTTTTCCTCCAAGTCCTTTGGTTTCCATCCATGTAACTGCTGTAGTAAGTGTCTTCTTGAGGTGAATGTCCTAATACTTAGATTATATGGCTAAAACCATAAACCTAAGCTTTGACATAGTTTCCTCAATGATTCTTCTTCAATATTAATCTTCcatttgaacaaaacaaaacacatttcaatAATAATCTTGGGCCTTTTTTTCCACAGCTCATTTGTATTTATCTAGTTCCTTTTCAGCTTATTAGGTTGGTGTCTCTGAATCCTGACTGTTTCGCTCTGAAAGCAAATGCACAAtagaattaaaataaattatatcAGATTAGACCCTGGAAAAATAAATTTAGTTTCTAAGTTTATTTATGTACTATGTAAATAAAGACAACATTTATTCAATAAAAGAGACTTAAAACAGGTCCAACAGTTAGAATGTTGTATGAAACATATTtaagtcatttattaatttaatatgctttatttaatgtattttactggtttatccGACATAAATAGTCCACATCAATGAACACTACTGGCCAGCAGTGGAGACCAGGTGTGGTGCTTACACACACACCTGGTAGCTCCTCACCTTCACTCCATGGGTAGTTTTTCCCAGATTCCTTTGGTGTCCACTCATGTAAGTTCTGTTATAAGTATTTTAGATGTAAATAAGTAATCAGAGACATTTTAAAGATGCAATGAAACTGTCAAAGACAAtggacaaaaatatatatatattttttaaaatttattaagTACCACAAAcaatcacaaaataaataaatgaataaaaataaactcaaTGAGAAATAAATcaacattatgagtaaaatatatattttttggtatCATTCAGTCTAATGCTTCATACTGTGCTCTTCATATATTTTTCTACACTTATGTATTAATATTTCTGTTGAAttattctttattttgagttATCAGGTATAAGTTTTCTTTCACATCTGTCTTTCAGAGGTTCTTCATGTCCAGTAGAAGCTGTTATAGAACAATTAAAACATGATCCTGCTCATTTCACTTTAGACAGtagaaaagatagaaaaaaatgcAGACTAAGGAGGAATGACAGACAAGAACTATCACTAGAAccggaactcttttttttttttttccaactttattgaaaacatttaagtatacagtacaaaaatttgaTCAAACAgtaagatgtcaaaagggaaaagacATTTGAACATATGAGTTTAAGAAAATAGtgaaagatacaaagcataatacacaaataatagtatagaaaaataaataaataaaaataacaaatctaacaaatataaataaataaacagagaattcagtcagtattaaataattgtttataaatagccagggtgtttagagctttttttttttattatggataaattctaaagatttaatatattttaaaatttgggtgtgttttagtgtatttatttttatgtatatgaaattttccaaataagatgaacaaatttacaacaaattctaaattgtgaatatgATGTTTAAaacatgtaattacattttgggatgttatagttatcttattattacttttagatatgatgtattttttcaattttggaccagaatTAAAAGAATGTTCACAttaaaagaataagtgtagagtattTTCAGAGTAAGAATGACACTAGAACCGGAAGTTGAACCCGCAGCCCTTTAGTGACTACGACGACCTCGCGACCACTGCAACTTCCGGGTAACGTTATGACGTCAGTTACCGCCCGCTGCTACGAAAGAGTTTTCTGTATAAAGGTTCATTATTTTATCGTATTTAGTAAATGTTCGGCCCTTATAACt
Coding sequences:
- the LOC115422186 gene encoding uncharacterized protein LOC115422186 isoform X5, which encodes MDDMENNSGTDNNTADQQCESEGKESKQRPNLSQVKKSWGFRRTTIARREFLEEVGDLSHSPPLVRRTRGRRAKTAQNRQDSQATQRASCSTKSVIDDLEWSAPSSPASEDSKPASEASAGGSLDPLLWQDFGSAFHTAFSLLGGREGLSMDISDTLGTPNILEPTDVLDDLPSNGADENNVPDNLESVSDMEGLQPDNTEKGETDVVLISSQEEDSDDLTLLDIKQQQLFKGKQGTRGGKGGRGRARGRGRGRGRGRGRGRGRGRGRGRAVEVVSIIVDDEDNDDELIVVNLGGQKAQVLQEEEKDNSTQSPCPIEISPDFSDICLSPAQQLSSDCIIIDTDLDQIPDVTPGQYDDAPEEEEEKNIEEDSSISKTDGSESNALFCICRQKDNKRFMICCDSCQEWFHGDCVGINEIEGHKMEKEGQEYVCPPCTAKKQSQLESVPETQSESQLSIHQCLTQTPSGDNGEGHEEHQVLKSTLGEEEKVEAALTKSEPESEVEMVTENSSPLCIGLGCNRNALPDSVYCGTDCILQHAAFAMKTLSGPKVTKSKGRGQRKPATVQVPAKGQRACRMSKRLAGKPEKESEEEMKKDDGRQEEAESHLACDPSLSDVQATSIPPSKLHKSEKDSAQVDADPETVNDPQESSKDPSTESTSSPDHVADPASPQSHSQEETQGSDDVSKQPSATADSSVPPTTAKSSLSAATLSQTPSATRHHETGALVITKTSYVIPKKQSGTPPPSSHVSAAASPQKATSTPTMLNETRNLPVPPAPSAPSSRPTQPNTQVRQSIQRSLTGILFKRVSDCEDLKMSESEAAKLVTSIEMEMFNIFRNTDSKYMNKYRTIMFNLKDPRNKGLLYRVVHGEIGPFRLVRMSQKDMQAVKAPEPIAKETTQVKETKAKATGSLQKPEAVKVDLPTLNPARPDKNTEQKKSVPAPSLKAKTSQLNQGGSAVPDILTCMLKDTTSEHKTHLFDLKCKICTGQMAAEELDEPAQKKQKVSEVRDKREPYWKNSKGDDSPLRAPPDSPDLDSPTSSITEPSSLLTSDCPLTIVESPASPIKDSPASPTLESPASPVMESPASPTSDASQMTTSRPYAPVVIPAVSTVTITRRDPRTAASRFSTLTSGIPSSSNTAHNKSAPYTPLKDSSSTPPSAPPSSLPPTNKLPKSILMKPSSAADPRLYGTSSRIVTSEPTADSETAQFLAKQDILWKGFLNMLTVAKLVTKGYLVSGSAENLKADLPDSIQIGGRILPQTVWDYVAKLKTSLTKELCVIRFHPATEEEEVAYVSLFSYFSSRGRFGVVANNSRSIKDVYLVPLSANESVPSILQPLEGPGLEKNRPNLLLGLAIVQRTKRPGSFPQEIEEKRPKVHMAKDPMWIPKPPVLYGSDNLEIFQPYNPETPISTTPPDSPPCPGSPSDSSSSVTTPALFTSLKATPPVSTAPDAATQSNSKNITDKNPASASSSKTPLQTILKSLFRNNSNDSDGSSTTATTVSIKKLPVLSQMSGSMLDPIVQQYGQKNKVKEIEKEKEENDFDRPYDPEDEYDPAMGYNVTTPQTTEKNKEDIPELSASADDDVAYDPEDETIFDCIKNDIVTKSLAPTQTSEPCPTPASTVVTPAPASTQASTSASAPARTPTPTGDLHNIPSGTVVVSAETLSEQKRMLEELNKQIEEQKRQLKEQEEALRQQREAVGIFMAHFSVSDSLMSPPSTSVPLSKLSSLQIGKVKTDKASNPSETQDSSSADSPAVNPENKTSLSVVTNDPDTVTEQGETEENVRESDKYSSAGEIEDSDVAYDPEDESLFNEIQEDVFQGSSAKSRDKSGHRGSSQSSYHSRKHRQSPKRRSHRERGHHRSPSRRSQRRSPSRSHRRREKDRHRRSERERSSHRSRDQFERRNRKEHTSHRHSRGHRRSPSSSRIKHSLSLSPKQSRTPSPKIFEDNLKHAVNTFNTPLDSAVDQSVESSTSLYGLASLKNEFDVHQLKQEQKSSDENYSSYSHDVLLPEKVEIKESSENQNQSESDHNVTGSGCKQVDKPSQQEIMFIDKLDSAIPLRELDPPIRDSPHSPDPEPQFVKPSSIEKLDLIKIERNEVSVTYSSSLMEVGKVENDPLYVEAQATVVSLQLSATRGNFRTLDLQGPSAREEDLINPNKSISHSYLATGSDFQVSGNTVRGPGMQSLPPKESLFEKTKELKSQAENQDVKPNIVTVVKDSSFEDPQLASRTANLDHTGMMHKHQNPGVRNVDPEKNAQISNIFGKGPCGGGMGDAGPDIRSPGPPFQGLGIDQRQSPLTDKRWYSQRGQDVSMKQPGPNTDCENRELKTFEGQVVSDSSKDFRETQMMKHESKTMHELGVPDLRERSHVMSGQNTSSMSGSITKIDRTEPHVSTSDMHGPDRGNLGNLGMKKFEMQGQWIDRRHGPNMGCNVGQSGQTTDQDSYMTDLNMSGTGLNARDDTRGPGRGGTFTQGEWRGHGKRGRGGPIYLGSGSERRAPALDNPETENGDFSGGGPDRRGPPMQGPFNARRRPGDPDFSRGELERRGLPMEGPGPHSGGPGQPDFSGSGPEMTGPAMDGPVPDRRRADMADFSGSGPKRAGPDMEVQVLERRGPGGLDFRKPGSEMGSPCVQDPGPDGRHQGPNFTGHQSEGRDQPNDIPGTDMRGPGFSGFRGQGHERRGPFIDHQGPDRRGEYMGASGPGPERTGPGVESQGPHGLGQGGIHTRGSESENRHQNIESPGPDTKGPEFRGHRPDSRAPEFRGPGPNRRDFEFRGPGPVGRGHEFRGPGPDRRDPEFRGPGPHRRDPEFRGPGPDRTDPEFRGPGPDRRDPEFRGTGLDRRGPEFRGPGPDSKGPEFRGPGPDNRGPEFRGPGPNRRGPEFRGSGPDSKGPEFRGPGPDSKGPEFRGPGPDRRGPEFRGPGPDRRGPEFRGPGPDSKGQEFRGPGPDSRGPEFRGPGPDRRGPEFRGPGPVRRGPEFRGPGPDRRDPEFKGLGPDRKDPEFRGPGPFRGDPEFRGPGPDRRGPDIRGPGPERPDVSMHGPGPEWRDQERSPFITSGSDRTGPSMQVSGPRRGPGGPDLCSPEMQFPGQHAEGPGPERRTLEDNSRALGPGRPPDIGGPGYGRRGSRGPRIDHMRPDWRTSEGQEFRAVRQEGQNPEGLHHDDWEAPDFGGSGIGNDNPNIECPGPNRAGPRFRGHGPQNDWRGRGNRRPGPIHDRQFQGPRGGQGDDWSGTDFMDAEPVEEGPDSVSQGPDGWGPEDEWGEPDDRGREGPGRMGPGPSFRRGRGQFFRGRGRHPRGRGMRGSPGHMRGGPNMGNHWRQPGNTEEPTSYRESPDSNLCPNRKGFEMEGPERIGLRGPDSMGPRLGPRGPEPHMNDMPVSDLSYESRGSDMRGREHMHIDHTVGNKRGGPQIRHGSPHFNSQRTDSHRGPESHPQSAPFNIPVGSAPNTGGNPQRHRTALLPTPTEGLIRFPNRVLNRGRGRPVNREVDQNQVIPSFGATTKTVAEKDNLNQSESSHS